In Leptospira licerasiae serovar Varillal str. VAR 010, the sequence AGATACAGCAGTGGCGCGATTTACGACGCCATCAAAGCGGAGAATGCTAACCTTCGCTCCGGGAATCATCATACCAAGACCCGCTCGGAAGTTTCCGGGGGTGGTAAAAAGCCTTGGTCCCAAAAAGGAACCGGTAGAGCTCGTCAGGGTTCTATCCGTGCTCCTCAATGGGTGGGCGGTGGTACTGTTCACGGACCTCGCAAGAGAGATTATTCTTACAACGTTTCTCCGAAAGTGAAACGCAGAGCGGTTCTTTCCGTTTTGAATAAGAAAGCTCAAGACGCGGTCATTAAAGTAGTAGAAGATCTGGATCCGAAAGAATTTAGCACTAAAGCGTTCTCTACTTTATTCAATAATATCGGATTAAAGAACACCGGAGTGATCGGATTCTTAGTAGGCGGAGAGAACGACTTCCTTAAAAAGTCAGTTCGCAATATTCCTACAGTAAAATACATCAACTCCAAACGTATTGCGGTGAGAGACATTCTATATAATAGAAATCTTGTAATTACCGAAGGCGCTTTGGGAGAAATCCTCAAGCATTACGGAGAAGGAAAATGAATCTGAATGAAGTGATCTTATCTCCGATCATCACTGAAAAGTCCCAAGACCTGGAGACTATCGGTGAAAAAGCCGGTAAAAGAACCGTAAAATACACTGTGGAAATCCATCCTAGAGCAAATAAAACTCTAGTGAAGGAAGCTTTTCGCAAAATTTACAACGTAGTACCTTCTTCCGTAAACATTCAAGTGTATCGCGGAAAAGTAAAAAGATTCCGTCATCTACCCGCTCCAAAAGCTCATTGGAAAAAAGCAATCGTGACTTTCCAAGACGGAGCGAGCATCGACTTCGGAAAGGAAGCATAAGAAATGGGAATTAAAAAGTTTAAACCCGTTACTTCCGCCAGCCGTTTTAAATCGGTATTAACTTTCGAGGAAATCACCGAAACGGAACCGTATCGTCCTTTAACGATCAGCTTAAATTACAAAGCGGGTCGTGGAGAAGGCGGTAAAATTGCGGTTCGCAGAAAAGGCGGAAGAGTAAAACGCAAATATCGTATCATCGACTTCAAACGTCGTAAGACCGGGATCCCAGCTACTGTTAAAACAGTAGAATACGATCCATATCGTTCCGCATTCATTTCTCTCGTTAGTTATTCTGACGGAGAATATGCTTACATCCTGAATGCAGAAGGATTGAAAGTTGGGGACAAAGTTTCCAATGGAGAAGGAGCTGAAATCAAAGTCGGAAACGCACTTCCACTCGGAAAAATTCCTCCAGGCACTAACGTG encodes:
- the rplD gene encoding 50S ribosomal protein L4, with the translated sequence MKAQKYSKEGKLLSEIELPAALFESRYSSGAIYDAIKAENANLRSGNHHTKTRSEVSGGGKKPWSQKGTGRARQGSIRAPQWVGGGTVHGPRKRDYSYNVSPKVKRRAVLSVLNKKAQDAVIKVVEDLDPKEFSTKAFSTLFNNIGLKNTGVIGFLVGGENDFLKKSVRNIPTVKYINSKRIAVRDILYNRNLVITEGALGEILKHYGEGK
- a CDS encoding 50S ribosomal protein L23, which translates into the protein MNLNEVILSPIITEKSQDLETIGEKAGKRTVKYTVEIHPRANKTLVKEAFRKIYNVVPSSVNIQVYRGKVKRFRHLPAPKAHWKKAIVTFQDGASIDFGKEA
- the rplB gene encoding 50S ribosomal protein L2, with protein sequence MGIKKFKPVTSASRFKSVLTFEEITETEPYRPLTISLNYKAGRGEGGKIAVRRKGGRVKRKYRIIDFKRRKTGIPATVKTVEYDPYRSAFISLVSYSDGEYAYILNAEGLKVGDKVSNGEGAEIKVGNALPLGKIPPGTNVHNVELKIGRGGQIARTAGSFATIAGRDGEYVLLKLPSSEVRKVHQNCYATVGICSNRDHNLVSIGKAGRNRWLGKRPKVRGVVMNPVDHPHGGGEGRTSGGRHPVTPWGIPTKGYKTRRRAKPSDKFIIQKRKGNRSR